Proteins encoded together in one Candidatus Methylomirabilota bacterium window:
- a CDS encoding proton-conducting transporter membrane subunit, translating into MNPFFLLLGPPIVSALLALAVTPYRAIVGWVNAGLSLLPVLAALILWSHLLAGEVVTAGPSEFFRADALSTLLVLCVSVVGALAAWLGPGLGADDGYDARQARRFRVFANLFAFTMLFAVTTNNVGFMWIAVEATTITSAVLIPLHVSKASVEASWKYILIGSVGIALAFAGTVLAYFDFVNVAGRHEAALNWTVLMAAAPSLHPDVVGLAFVFLLIGYGTKAGLAPMHTWLPDAHSEAPAPLSAMMSGVLLAVALYALIRWEAVVQAAVGSAFTDRLLLALGLLSLAIAAFSLLAQRNYKRLLAYSSVEHTGLMCVGLGLGPLGAFATMLHLVNHTLVKSALFFLSGRVLRRYHSTEIARVTGLLRTLPWTGGLFAAGALAIAGLPPFGLFISEFALVRAGVAAGRPWTVALVLGLLAVAFIGVVGHVNRMLYGAPSPGVGAGEGSLWPLVPLGLCLAIVVVLGLTIPAPLERLLVQAAEIAGK; encoded by the coding sequence GTGAATCCGTTCTTCCTGCTCCTCGGCCCCCCCATCGTGAGCGCCCTTCTAGCGCTCGCGGTCACACCGTATCGGGCCATCGTCGGCTGGGTGAACGCCGGGCTGTCGCTGCTGCCGGTCCTGGCGGCCCTGATCCTCTGGAGCCACCTGCTCGCCGGCGAGGTCGTCACCGCCGGGCCGAGCGAGTTCTTCCGGGCCGACGCCCTGTCCACGCTGCTCGTGCTCTGCGTGAGCGTGGTGGGTGCGCTGGCCGCCTGGCTGGGGCCGGGCCTGGGCGCCGATGACGGGTACGATGCCCGGCAGGCGCGGCGCTTCCGCGTCTTCGCCAACCTGTTCGCGTTCACGATGCTCTTCGCGGTCACGACCAACAACGTCGGCTTCATGTGGATCGCCGTCGAAGCCACGACGATCACCTCGGCCGTCCTGATTCCCCTCCACGTCAGCAAGGCCTCGGTGGAGGCCTCGTGGAAATACATCCTGATCGGGTCGGTCGGCATCGCGTTGGCGTTCGCAGGCACGGTGCTCGCCTATTTCGACTTCGTGAACGTGGCCGGCCGGCACGAGGCGGCGCTCAACTGGACGGTCTTGATGGCGGCCGCCCCGTCGCTGCATCCGGACGTCGTCGGGCTCGCGTTCGTCTTCCTCCTCATCGGCTACGGGACGAAAGCCGGCCTGGCGCCCATGCACACGTGGCTGCCGGACGCCCACTCGGAAGCGCCAGCGCCGCTGTCCGCGATGATGTCGGGGGTCCTGCTGGCCGTGGCCCTCTATGCCCTCATCCGTTGGGAGGCGGTGGTCCAGGCCGCGGTGGGCTCCGCGTTCACGGATCGGTTGCTCCTCGCCCTGGGGTTGCTCTCGCTGGCGATCGCAGCGTTCAGCCTGCTGGCCCAGCGCAACTACAAGCGCCTGCTCGCCTACTCGAGCGTCGAGCACACGGGGTTGATGTGCGTGGGGCTCGGGCTGGGGCCGTTGGGGGCATTCGCCACGATGCTCCACCTCGTGAACCACACCCTGGTGAAGTCGGCTCTGTTCTTCCTCTCCGGACGGGTGCTGCGGCGCTATCACAGCACGGAGATCGCTCGCGTAACAGGCTTGCTGCGAACCCTGCCGTGGACAGGGGGGTTGTTTGCCGCGGGCGCACTGGCGATCGCGGGGCTGCCCCCCTTCGGGCTGTTCATCTCGGAGTTCGCGCTCGTCCGGGCCGGTGTCGCCGCCGGGCGGCCCTGGACCGTGGCCCTGGTGCTGGGTCTGCTCGCGGTGGCCTTCATCGGGGTCGTCGGCCACGTGAACCGCATGCTCTATGGGGCCCCGTCCCCCGGCGTCGGCGCCGGGGAGGGATCCCTCTGGCCCCTGGTCCCGCTTGGGCTCTGCCTGGCCATCGTCGTGGTCCTCGGATTGACCATCCCGGCGCCCCTCGAGCGCCTGCTGGTGCAGGCCGCGGAGATCGCGGGCAAATGA